A DNA window from Thalassospiraceae bacterium LMO-JJ14 contains the following coding sequences:
- a CDS encoding SufE family protein produces the protein MADGQKNGKPSIAEVQEELVEEFQFLDDWMDRYKHIIDLGKQLPPFPEQWMNDVYKVRGCQSQVWLKPETVDGRLVFHAASDAAIVSGLIAILLRIYSDRTPEEILATPPTFIEGIGLNEHLSPSRSNGLHSMVQTMFGHAKAQAS, from the coding sequence ATGGCGGACGGCCAGAAAAACGGAAAACCCAGCATTGCTGAGGTCCAGGAAGAACTGGTTGAGGAATTTCAATTCCTGGACGACTGGATGGACCGCTACAAGCATATCATCGATCTCGGCAAGCAATTGCCGCCATTCCCCGAGCAATGGATGAACGATGTCTATAAAGTCCGGGGCTGTCAGTCACAGGTCTGGCTGAAACCGGAAACCGTCGATGGCCGGCTCGTGTTTCATGCCGCATCGGACGCGGCCATCGTGTCCGGCCTGATTGCGATCCTGCTGCGTATTTATTCCGACCGCACGCCGGAAGAAATTCTCGCCACCCCACCCACCTTTATTGAAGGCATCGGCCTGAATGAACATCTGAGCCCGAGCCGGTCCAACGGCCTGCATTCGATGGTGCAGACCATGTTCGGGCATGCCAAGGCACAGGCTAGCTGA
- the hspQ gene encoding heat shock protein HspQ translates to MKRLKNTAKYTIGEQVRHRIYGFRGVVFDVDPEFANTDEWYQSIPAESRPRKDQPFYHLFAESTEQSPYVAYVSEQNLVRDEDDDPISHPEMVDYFDTLEDGRYVPRMLLN, encoded by the coding sequence GTGAAACGCCTTAAAAATACCGCGAAGTACACGATCGGCGAACAGGTCCGCCACCGCATTTACGGATTTCGCGGTGTCGTGTTCGATGTCGATCCGGAATTCGCAAATACAGACGAGTGGTATCAGTCGATCCCGGCGGAATCCCGCCCCCGGAAGGATCAGCCGTTCTATCACCTGTTTGCGGAATCGACCGAGCAGTCGCCGTATGTCGCTTATGTATCGGAACAGAATCTGGTCCGTGACGAGGACGACGATCCGATCAGCCACCCGGAAATGGTGGATTATTTCGACACCCTCGAAGACGGCCGCTATGTGCCCCGGATGCTGCTGAACTGA
- a CDS encoding PilZ domain-containing protein — MFGFGKKKDGDSNKREHDRIATNGEQVRIYGETYDLGDLSEGGMRVTGYDDMLQANQYFEFHVILKPNGDDFELRGHAKVVRQWDDQLAVQFTKPQPDLVFEVRDYLEKYS, encoded by the coding sequence ATGTTCGGATTTGGGAAAAAGAAGGACGGCGATAGCAACAAGCGTGAGCATGATCGCATCGCCACGAATGGGGAGCAGGTGCGCATCTATGGCGAGACCTATGACCTTGGCGATCTATCGGAAGGCGGCATGCGGGTCACCGGCTATGACGACATGCTGCAGGCCAACCAGTATTTCGAATTTCACGTGATCCTGAAACCCAACGGCGATGATTTCGAACTTCGCGGCCATGCCAAGGTCGTCCGCCAATGGGATGACCAGCTGGCCGTACAATTCACCAAGCCGCAGCCGGACCTCGTCTTCGAAGTCCGCGATTATCTGGAAAAATATTCGTAA
- the argE gene encoding acetylornithine deacetylase has translation MPSSESLEMISKLISFDTTSRDSNMGLITYIQDYLSGLGIESTLVPNEDRSKANLYATVGPADKAGIMLSGHTDVVPVDGQNWDSDPFNVIEKDGKLFGRGTSDMKSFIALVLVALPKAMERGLDTPLHLAFSYDEEVGCVGVRPMIDMINGLPIKPRMAIIGEPTSLQVITGHKGKRSYSAHVRGLEAHSSLAPQGVNAIEYASRLITHLQSMARDLQNGGPFDELYDVAHTTVHTGVIQGGTALNIVPKDCHIQFEFRYIGEDDPDVIEAEIMREAKEVLEPEMQAIDPSTGIDITCYNDMPALDMNVDDEVVTFVKQLAGRNDHAKVAFGTEAGLFQNRGGIPCVVCGPGSIDQAHKPNEFISLEQIDKGEAFLERLMDRVCNS, from the coding sequence ATGCCGTCGTCGGAAAGCCTGGAAATGATCTCGAAGCTGATCTCGTTTGATACGACCAGCCGGGATTCGAATATGGGCCTGATCACGTATATTCAGGACTACCTCTCCGGTCTCGGCATCGAAAGCACACTGGTTCCGAACGAGGATCGCAGCAAGGCAAATCTTTATGCGACCGTCGGCCCCGCCGACAAGGCGGGGATCATGCTGTCCGGGCATACGGATGTCGTGCCTGTCGACGGTCAGAACTGGGACTCAGACCCGTTCAACGTTATCGAAAAAGACGGCAAACTGTTCGGGCGCGGCACATCGGACATGAAGAGCTTCATCGCGCTGGTGCTGGTGGCACTGCCGAAAGCCATGGAGCGCGGACTGGATACGCCGCTGCATCTTGCATTTTCCTATGACGAGGAAGTCGGCTGCGTGGGCGTGCGGCCGATGATCGACATGATCAACGGCCTGCCGATAAAGCCCCGCATGGCGATTATCGGCGAGCCGACGAGTCTGCAGGTCATTACCGGACACAAGGGCAAGCGCAGCTATTCGGCTCACGTTCGCGGTCTCGAAGCGCATTCAAGCCTGGCGCCACAGGGCGTCAACGCCATCGAGTACGCATCGCGGCTGATCACTCACCTGCAGTCGATGGCGCGCGATCTGCAAAATGGCGGCCCCTTCGACGAGCTTTACGACGTCGCCCACACCACGGTGCACACCGGGGTCATTCAGGGGGGCACGGCGCTCAACATCGTGCCGAAGGACTGCCATATCCAGTTCGAATTCCGTTATATCGGCGAAGACGACCCGGATGTTATCGAAGCCGAGATCATGCGTGAAGCGAAAGAGGTTCTTGAGCCGGAAATGCAGGCCATCGACCCGTCCACCGGCATCGACATTACCTGTTACAACGACATGCCCGCACTTGATATGAATGTCGATGACGAAGTGGTAACCTTCGTCAAACAGCTCGCCGGACGCAATGATCACGCCAAGGTTGCGTTCGGCACCGAAGCCGGGCTTTTCCAGAACAGAGGCGGAATCCCATGTGTGGTTTGCGGTCCCGGCAGCATCGATCAGGCCCATAAACCCAATGAATTCATATCGTTAGAACAGATTGACAAAGGCGAAGCGTTTCTCGAACGCCTCATGGACAGAGTCTGCAACTCGTGA